GCGCGTGCTGCTGCGGCGCGTTGTTTTTGTCCTCCAGAAATTTGAACCGGATATTTTTGCAAAATCTCTTCGATCCCGAGTGTTTGTGCTACTTTACTTACTTTGGTGCTGATCTCTTTGGAAGGGACACCTTGCAAAGACAGCGGCAGTGCAATGTTCTCATACACGGACAAATTCTCTAGCAGGTTGAAATCTTGAAAGATAAAGCCGAGCTTTTGCGAGCGAAAATCTGCGAGCTGGTCACGCTTCATCTGTGTAATGTTCGTTCCCGCAATTTCAATAAAGCCTTCCGTTGGACGATCCAGTGTGGAAATCACGTTAAGCAGAGTCGTCTTTCCCGAACCAGATGGCCCCATGATTCCCACGAACTCTCCTTTATCTATGGTCAGCGATACGCCTTTTAAGGCATGCGACTGGCTTTCACCTTTTGTCCCATATATTTTTTGAACGTCTTTCACTTCTAGTACAGCAGTACTCATTCTACGTTCCTCCATTCTATCTATTGGCTAGCGTTCGTTGTTTCCGTCGCTATTAACTGTAACCAAATTCCAGAATAGGAGCTATTGATGTTCCTTACAGTTACCTTTACATTTTGTAAGGTTTATTACGTGAGACGAAAAAAAGCCATCCGACGAGGGATGGCTTCCGTTGTAAGCTATTTTTTACTTTTGTTCTCTTCGTGTCTTTTGATCAGCATATCTACGATCATATCAATATGTGCTGTGATCGCGATTGGGTCATAGCGATAGAATGTATCGTAGTCGTTGTAGAAAATCTGATTGTTTTTGGCGGCAGGGGTCGCTTTCCAGACAGCGGACTCCTGTAAGGTTTTCAAGGCTTCGCTATTTTTTTCCGGATTGTAGAAAGTCACGAACATGTAATCCGCAGCGTACTCTGGCAAGGTTTCCATCGACAGCTGTACGGTTTGCTCTTTGGATTTGTCTGCGTGCGGCATTTTCAGCTTCAATGCATTGTACACTGTTTGTCCACCGCGCCCTGCGTTGTCGCCGAAGATCCACAAATCTCCTTTGTTGGTCAGCTCGTAGAGACCGACAGTCGCATTCTCATCCACGATGCCTTTCAATTTTTCGCGACCCTCGGCAGCCTTCTTGTCAAAGTCTGCAATGAACTTGTCTGCCTTGTCTTTATCGCCAACCACTTCTCCGAACAATTTGACCGTATCGTAAATGTTAGTCGCCGTACCGTACGGGAGATAAACGGTTGGAGCGATTTTGGACAAGGCTTCATAATTGTCATCATACATGACGACGATGAGGTCAGGAGCGAGCTCTAACGTTTTCTCCACATTGATCCGCGGGCTACCTACGTCCTGCGCATTTTTTAATTGTTCCACGGTAAATGGGCTTTTGAAAGCTTCCGTCTCTGCACCGATTACATTTCCGCCTACTGCAATCAACTCGCCTGCGTAGTAGTCTGTCACAATACGTTGTGGCTTGTCAGGAATTTGAATCGTTCCTTTTGGTGTTTCGATGCTGCGCATTTTGTTCTCAGTAGGGGCTTCTGTTGACTTGTTAGCTGGCTTGGAAGCAGAATCCGTCGCGGGTGCTGGCGTTGCCGTATTTGCTCCACCACATGCTGTCAAAAAAAGCGAGAACACAAAAATGACAGCAAGGACAGCTTTTACTGTTTTGTTCGTAAGCATGATGGGCCTCCCTTATGTACGTTTGTAAGATAGATGTAAGAAATGCTTTTATCGATATTGATTATCATTATCGTCAAAACTATAACAAAGAGTATTTTTACTGTCAATCGCTCGAGCTTTGCGAAAAGAGGCAAAAAAATCCCTTTCTCAGAAAGGGATTAGTTGCCGGAGCGGC
This genomic stretch from Brevibacillus sp. DP1.3A harbors:
- a CDS encoding ABC transporter ATP-binding protein; the protein is MSTAVLEVKDVQKIYGTKGESQSHALKGVSLTIDKGEFVGIMGPSGSGKTTLLNVISTLDRPTEGFIEIAGTNITQMKRDQLADFRSQKLGFIFQDFNLLENLSVYENIALPLSLQGVPSKEISTKVSKVAQTLGIEEILQKYPVQISGGQKQRAAAARALVHDPAILLADEPTGALDSKNAKSLLETMTDLNENYQVSIMMVTHDAFSASYCKRILFIQDGKLYTEIQRTGDRQQFFKQILDVLAELGASHDVR
- a CDS encoding ABC transporter substrate-binding protein, giving the protein MLTNKTVKAVLAVIFVFSLFLTACGGANTATPAPATDSASKPANKSTEAPTENKMRSIETPKGTIQIPDKPQRIVTDYYAGELIAVGGNVIGAETEAFKSPFTVEQLKNAQDVGSPRINVEKTLELAPDLIVVMYDDNYEALSKIAPTVYLPYGTATNIYDTVKLFGEVVGDKDKADKFIADFDKKAAEGREKLKGIVDENATVGLYELTNKGDLWIFGDNAGRGGQTVYNALKLKMPHADKSKEQTVQLSMETLPEYAADYMFVTFYNPEKNSEALKTLQESAVWKATPAAKNNQIFYNDYDTFYRYDPIAITAHIDMIVDMLIKRHEENKSKK